TCTCGAGGTCGCGGTCGGCTTCTATATTCTGGTGGATATCTTCAGTGTAGTGCTGGTCGAGCAGTTCTGGAGCCTGACCAACAGCGTCTATCGCAGTGCAGAAGGACGGCGCTGGTACGGGCTGATCGCCAGCGGCGGGCTGCTGGGGGGGCTGGTCGGTGGACTGTTCGCAAACTGGCTGCTCACGTCTACGCCCGTGAACACGGCCGACCTGCTGCTGGTGGCAGCGAGCTTCATCGCGCTGATGATCGCGCTCACTCTGCTGCTGGCGCGGCACGGCCTGTACCGCGAACACGTCCAACACACGCCGCTGGATGCCTTGCCGGCTGCCGTCGGGCGCGGCTGGCGTGCGCTGCGCGGCAACCGCTATCTGGGCTTGATCGCCCTGATGCTGCTGCTGTCGCAGATGGCTGAGCCGATCGTCGAGTATCAGTTCATGTCGCTGGTCGAGGTGACTTACCCGCAGCGCGAGCTGCGCACTGCCTATCTGTCGCAGTTCCTCAGCGTACTGAGCGGCGTCGCGCTGCTGGTGAACCTGCTGGTGACGCCTGTGATCCACCGCCGGCTGGGCGCCATCGCGGGTCTGCTGGTGCAGCCGCTGCTGCTCGGCGCCACGGCGCTGTGCTTCGCCCTGCAGTCGCGCCTGGCGGTCGCTGCGGCAGCCAAGATCGCCGATCGCGGCTTGTCCTA
The DNA window shown above is from Nevskiales bacterium and carries:
- a CDS encoding Npt1/Npt2 family nucleotide transporter, translated to MTAPQTPLDLWHRPMARSALLFTNFFLIILAYYLVKPASRSLFLEHADAAQLPYVWTASALLLLALMPLYQWIVRRYSRVNVVIGSCLLIVALLVLFRALMLDPGLEVAVGFYILVDIFSVVLVEQFWSLTNSVYRSAEGRRWYGLIASGGLLGGLVGGLFANWLLTSTPVNTADLLLVAASFIALMIALTLLLARHGLYREHVQHTPLDALPAAVGRGWRALRGNRYLGLIALMLLLSQMAEPIVEYQFMSLVEVTYPQRELRTAYLSQFLSVLSGVALLVNLLVTPVIHRRLGAIAGLLVQPLLLGATALCFALQSRLAVAAAAKIADRGLSYSINRASRELLYVPVDPVTIYRAKAWIDMVGYRTFKIAGNAVILLLTQWLPWQLGVGQLSWVVLGFCGLWAWAVLSIRDDYHAINRAALVSTLPGARPATDLKRE